The Paenibacillus sp. FSL R7-0345 DNA segment CGTATCATGATGCGGACGGAACACTTACAGGCTTCGATGTGGATATTGCCAGGGAGATAGCCAAGCGGATCGGGGTAGAAGCAGAGTTTATCGAGACCCAATGGGACGGCCTGTTTGCCGGAATGGATGCGAAGCGCTTTGATGTTATTTTTAACGAGGTATCCATTACAGATGAACGCAAAGTTAAATATGACTTCTCCGAGCCTTATGTCATGGCCAAGGCCGTGCTGATTGTCAGCGAGAACAATAAAGATATCACCAGATTTGCAGATCTCAAGGGTAAAAAATCGGGCCAGTCGCTGACCACCAATCTTGCGGACATCGCCCGTGAGAACGGCGCCGAGATTGTGTCAGTGGAAGGCTTCAATCAGGCCATTGATCTGCTGGTGTCCGGACGGATTGATGCAACGATTAACGACGGGCTCTCCTATCTTGATCTGAAAAAGCAGAAGCCGGATGTCAAAATCAAGCAGGTAGATGAGATTGCCGAAGGTTCGCAGAGCGCTGCCGTTTTCCTCAAAGGGAATGATGAGCTGATTGCGGCGGTGGACGGGGCTTTGGCAGACATGAAGGAGGACGGGACGTATCTGAATATCTCCGAGAAATATTTCGGGGCAGACGTTTCCAAATAAAAGCCGGAGGAGCTTCTAAGCGATGGATGACCGTAAGCTGCATATTTTTCTGGACTCGCTGCTGCCCCTGTTTAAGGCCGGTGTGGCTTATACGATCCCGCTGGCGCTGGTTTCGTTCGTGCTGGGCCTGCTGCTTGCGGTTGCTACAGCGCTGGTGAGGCTCTCCTCATGGCGGATTCCGGGGCTGATTGCCAGATTTTATGTCTGGATTATCCGGGGGACGCCGCTGCTGGTGCAGCTTTTTATTATCTTTTACGGGCTGCCGGCGGCCGGCATTGTGCTTGATCCGTTTATTGCCGCTGTCATCGGCTTTACCTTGAGTGTGGGTGCCTACGCCTCCGAGGTTGTCCGTGCGGCCATACTGTCCATTTCCAAAGGGCAATGGGAAGCTGCGTATTCGGTGGGGATGTCAAGGGTACAGGCGCTGCGCAGGGTTATTTTGCCTCAGGCGGCGCGGGTATCGGTTCCGCCGCTTGCCAACTCTTTTATCAGCCTGGTAAAAGACACCTCGCTTGCGGCCGGCATCACCTATGTTGAGATGTTCCGGACAGCCCAGCAGATCACTGCGACCACCTACGAGCCGCTGCTGCTCTATTCAGAGGCTGCGCTATTCTACCTGCTGTTCTGCTCAGTGCTGTCAGGGCTGCAAAGCAGGCTCGAAAAACGGTTTGACCGCTATACGGCCAGATAGGAGGCAGGGGTATGATCGAAATCAGGGATCTGCATAAGGGCTTTGGCCCGCTGCAGGTGCTTAAGGGTATTAATCTTCGGCTGGAGCACGGGAAAGTGCTGGTTATCATTGGTCCCTCCGGCTCGGGCAAAACGACGCTGCTGCGCTGCTTCAATCTGCTGGAGCTTCCCGATCAGGGCAGTCTGACCATTGCCGGAATGGAGCTTTCGTTTGCGGAGGACATTAAAATTCCCCGCAGGAAGGTTCAGAGTCTGCGCCAAAAGACCGGAATGGTCTTTCAGTCTTATAATCTGTTCCCGCACATGACTGCACTGGGCAATGTGATGGAGGGGCAGATCACTGTACAGAGGCGTCCGAGAGAAGAGGCACACAAGCGGGGAATGGAACTTCTGGGAAAGGTGGGACTGTCGGACAAGGCTGCTGCCTATCCGCATCAACTGTCAGGGGGACAGCAGCAGCGGGTGGCTATTGCCCGGGCAATGGCGGTGGAGCCGGAGGTGCTTTTGTTCGATGAGCCGACCTCTGCCCTTGACCCGGAGCTGGTCGGTGAAGTGCTGAAGGTAATCAGGCAGCTTGCCTCTGAAGGTATGACAATGGTCATTGTGACCCATGAAATGAAATTTGCCGCTGATGTTGCCGA contains these protein-coding regions:
- a CDS encoding amino acid ABC transporter substrate-binding protein → MRKWALAPLLLLVLLLAACGTGDNKNNAEGTTGGADVTAAPAEQNSLETVKASGKLRIGTEGTYSPFTYHDADGTLTGFDVDIAREIAKRIGVEAEFIETQWDGLFAGMDAKRFDVIFNEVSITDERKVKYDFSEPYVMAKAVLIVSENNKDITRFADLKGKKSGQSLTTNLADIARENGAEIVSVEGFNQAIDLLVSGRIDATINDGLSYLDLKKQKPDVKIKQVDEIAEGSQSAAVFLKGNDELIAAVDGALADMKEDGTYLNISEKYFGADVSK
- a CDS encoding amino acid ABC transporter permease, with the protein product MDDRKLHIFLDSLLPLFKAGVAYTIPLALVSFVLGLLLAVATALVRLSSWRIPGLIARFYVWIIRGTPLLVQLFIIFYGLPAAGIVLDPFIAAVIGFTLSVGAYASEVVRAAILSISKGQWEAAYSVGMSRVQALRRVILPQAARVSVPPLANSFISLVKDTSLAAGITYVEMFRTAQQITATTYEPLLLYSEAALFYLLFCSVLSGLQSRLEKRFDRYTAR
- a CDS encoding amino acid ABC transporter ATP-binding protein gives rise to the protein MIEIRDLHKGFGPLQVLKGINLRLEHGKVLVIIGPSGSGKTTLLRCFNLLELPDQGSLTIAGMELSFAEDIKIPRRKVQSLRQKTGMVFQSYNLFPHMTALGNVMEGQITVQRRPREEAHKRGMELLGKVGLSDKAAAYPHQLSGGQQQRVAIARAMAVEPEVLLFDEPTSALDPELVGEVLKVIRQLASEGMTMVIVTHEMKFAADVADLIVLMDQGIILEQGSPQQVLEQSQNPRVRQFLNRLSGEEL